Below is a genomic region from Phycisphaerae bacterium.
CCCTTTCGATGCCGGCGGCGGCCGGATTCAGGAGGAGGCTTCGGTGTCCCTTCGCGGCAAGGTGTGTATTGTGACGGGCGCGGGTCGAGGGATCGGCCGTGCGATCACGTTGCGGCTGGCCCGCCAAGGCGCGAACATCCTGATGGTTGCCCGGACGCAGAGCGATTTGGCCGAGACCGCCAGACTGGCGACGGATCACCCTTGTCGCTGCATCGTACATGAAGCCGACGTCACCCAGTCCGGACAAGTGGATGCCCTTGTCGCCCACTGTGAGCGAGCGTTTGGCTCCATCGACGTCCTGGTGAACAACGCCGGTATCGCCCCGCTGGCGAGCATCGAGAACACGACCGACGACATGTTGGCCACCGCGCTCGCGGTGAATGTGAGCGCGGTGGTCTATGCTTGCCGGGCGGCCTGGACGGCTCTCTCGCGGTCGCAGGGCACGATTATCAACCTCTCGAGCATGGCGGCCACCGATCCGTTTCCCGGCTTTGCCGTCTACGGGGCGACGAAGGCGTGGGTCAACGTCTTCACCCAGGCCCTGGCCGGCGAGGGAAAGAAGGTCGGTATCAAGGTCTTTGCGGTGGGACCTGGAGCGGTCGAAACGGAGCTGTTGCGGAAGAACTTCCCAGGAT
It encodes:
- a CDS encoding SDR family oxidoreductase; amino-acid sequence: MSLRGKVCIVTGAGRGIGRAITLRLARQGANILMVARTQSDLAETARLATDHPCRCIVHEADVTQSGQVDALVAHCERAFGSIDVLVNNAGIAPLASIENTTDDMLATALAVNVSAVVYACRAAWTALSRSQGTIINLSSMAATDPFPGFAVYGATKAWVNVFTQALAGEGKKVGIKVFAVGPGAVETELLRKNFPGFPAAQTLQPDDIAGAVEWLLDDRCRHMTGQTLYVKK